A DNA window from Ornithodoros turicata isolate Travis chromosome 10, ASM3712646v1, whole genome shotgun sequence contains the following coding sequences:
- the LOC135370181 gene encoding nuclear speckle splicing regulatory protein 1-like: MAAPKKYGLFLPKKADKPGVAPRPSIFGDDSDDEHDKASIEASIKKESFRNLTKIQTQLQFQKAMEEDPTVFEYDEVYDDLKQVKEEKKTKVTKDRTPRYIANLMKAADNRKKENERRAQHKIQKEREQEGEAFADKEAYVTSAYRKKMQEMQEEEEKEMRREQLDEMMNVTKQSDLSGFYRHLLKQTVGEERIPENTDEPTVKREEEVEEDSRDIREKKAERVDKGQPGTSKQVEDSSETEFRKKPGKKQQYRRRHISEASDSAQNAQSEAEKNVDADSDFEIDSSDSEGEERQPVAKNGRKRKHSSSDSGGEEEESSSEKVTKEDGCEKDEHAAKALRQTDDEWVKMFEKRTVGEVFEAARERYFQRRQARRSGGQQ, encoded by the exons atggcggcgcccaagAA GTATGGGCTGTTCTTGCCCAAGAAAGCTGACAAGCCAGGTGTTGCACCTCGGCCTTCAATTTTCGGAGATGACAGTGACGACGAG CACGACAAGGCGTCAATCGAGGCATCAATCAAAAAGGAGTCTTTCAGGAATTTAACCAAGATCCAG ACCCAGCTTCAGTTTCAAAAGGCAATGGAAGAGGACCCAACTGTCTTTGAATACGACGAAGTCTACGATGACCTGAAGCAAGtcaaagaggaaaagaaaacaaaagttaCAAAAGACAGAACA CCACGCTACATCGCAAACCTGATGAAGGCTGCGGATAATCGCAAGAAGGAGAACGAACGCCGCGCCCAGCACAAGATCCAGAAGGAGCGAGAGCAAGAAGGGGAGGCCTTTGCGGACAAGGAAGCCTACGTCACCTCCGCGTACCGCAAAAAGATGCAGGAGATGcaggaagaagaggaaaaagaaatgcgtaGGGAACAACTAGATG AAATGATGAACGTCACAAAGCAAAGCGACTTGAGCGGCTTTTACCGCCACCTCCTGAAGCAGACGGTCGGCGAGGAAAGGATACCGGAGAACACGGATGAACCTACTGTGAAGAgggaagaagaagtagaagaagactCGCGGGACATTCgggaaaagaaagcagaaagagtCGACAAGGGACAGCCAGGTACCTCAAAGCAGGTCGAGGACTCTTCAGAAACGGAGTTCAGGAAGAAGCCCGGCAAAAAGCAGCAGTACCGCAGGAGGCACATCAGCGAAGCTTCCGACTCCGCGCAAAACGCGCAGAGCGAGGCGGAGAAGAACGTCGATGCAGACAGTGACTTCGAGATCGATTCCAGTGACTCGGAGGGTGAAGAGAGGCAACCCGTCGCAAAGAACGGCAGGAAACGCAAGCATTCTTCAAGCGACAGCGGCGGAGAGGAGGAGGAAAGCTCCTCTGAGAAGGTGACTAAGGAGGACGGCTGCGAGAAAGATGAGCATGCAGCGAAAGCACTGAGGCAGACAGATGATGAATGGGTTAAGATGTTTGAAAAGAGGACGGTGGGCGAAGTGTTCGAGGCTGCTAGGGAGAGGTACTTTCAGAGGAGGCAAGCCAGGAGGTCAGGTGGGCAGCAGTAA